Within Amycolatopsis sp. FDAARGOS 1241, the genomic segment CTCGAGGAAGCCGTTGACGTCACCCTGCCGTGGGACCAGATCCCGCGCGGTGCCCGGCACCCGATCGCCACCGTCTCCGAGCGCATCGCCGACGTGTTCGTGGCCATGGGCTACGAGGTCGCCGAGGGGCCCGAGCTCGAGGCCGAGTGGTTCAACTTCGACGCGCTGAACTTCGGCAAGGACCACCCGGCGCGCCAGCTGCAGGACACGTTCTACGTGGGCGAAAAGGACTCCGGCCTCGTGCTGCGCACGCACACCTCGCCCGTGCAGGCCCGCAGCCTGCTGCACCGCGACCTGCCGGTGTACGTCGTGTGCCCCGGCCGCACCTACCGCACCGACGAGCTCGACTCCACGCACACGCCGGTGTTCACCCAGGTCGAGGGCCTCGCCGTCGACAAGGGCATCACCATGGCCCACCTCAAGGGCACGCTCGACGCGTTCGCCCGCGCGATGTTCGGCGAACGCTCCAAGACGCGGCTGCGCCCGCACTTCTTCCCCTTCACCGAGCCGTCCGCCGAGGTGGACGTGTGGTTCGAGGAGAAGAAGGGCGGCCCCGGCTGGGTCGAGTGGGGCGGCTGCGGCATGGTCAACCCCAACGTGCTGCGCGCCTGCGGTGTCGACCCCGAGGTGTACTCGGGCTTCGCGTTCGGCATGGGCATCGAGCGGACCCTGCAGTTCCGCAACGGCATCCCGGACATGCGCGACATGGTCG encodes:
- the pheS gene encoding phenylalanine--tRNA ligase subunit alpha is translated as MSGATEKPVDVLAPETLRAAIKAAEEAFAGAADLEALAAVKPAHLGDQSPLLLARREIGSLPKQEKAEAGKRVNEARQAAQAAFDERRAVLQAERDERVLLEEAVDVTLPWDQIPRGARHPIATVSERIADVFVAMGYEVAEGPELEAEWFNFDALNFGKDHPARQLQDTFYVGEKDSGLVLRTHTSPVQARSLLHRDLPVYVVCPGRTYRTDELDSTHTPVFTQVEGLAVDKGITMAHLKGTLDAFARAMFGERSKTRLRPHFFPFTEPSAEVDVWFEEKKGGPGWVEWGGCGMVNPNVLRACGVDPEVYSGFAFGMGIERTLQFRNGIPDMRDMVEGDVRFTLPFGTEA